Proteins encoded together in one Solanum lycopersicum chromosome 7, SLM_r2.1 window:
- the LOC101264534 gene encoding probable tyrosine-protein phosphatase DSP4 has product MKQHATVASTADTCKTIEIAVVERQHHRSQPLPPPQSIKLSPVPTADDNPYDFEVNYSCADENEEDFFIPPLNFAMVDNGIFRSGFPDVDNFSFLQTLGLRSIIYLCPEPYPEANMEFLKENDIRLFQFGIKNSKEPFVNIPEEKIREALGVLIDVRNHPVLIHCKRGKHRTGCLVGCLRKLQKWCLTSVFDEYQRFAAAKARVSDQRFMELFDASSFKQQSLPFSCSKSPFTGIF; this is encoded by the exons ATGAAACAGCACGCAACCGTTGCTTCCACAGCTGACACGTGTAAAACCATCGAAATCGCCGTCGTCGAGCGGCAGCATCACCGTTCTCAGCCGCTACCTCCTCCGCAATCTATCAAGCTTTCACCGGTCCCAACCGCCGACGATAATCCCTATGATTTTGAAGTTAATTACAGTTGTGCCGATGAGAACGAGGAAGACTTTTTCATTCCTCCTCTTAACTTCGCTATGGTTGATAATGGCATTTTTCGGTCTGGTTTCCCTGATGTAGATAACTTCTCGTTTCTTCAAACGCTTGGACTTCGTTCTATTAT ATACCTGTGTCCAGAGCCATATCCAGAAGCAAACATGGAGTTTCTCAAGGAAAATGATATTCGCTTGTTTCAGTTTGGAATTAAAAATAGCAAA GAACCTTTTGTAAATATTCCAGAAGAGAAAATTCGTGAAGCTTTGGGGGTTCTAATTG ATGTTCGAAATCACCCGGTGTTAATCCACTGCAAACGTGGGAAG CACCGAACTGGTTGCCTTGTTGGATGCTTGAGAAAATTGCAGAAGTGGTGCCTAACTTCTGTGTTTGACGAGTACCAGCGTTTTGCTGCTGCCAAAGCAAGAGTCTCAGATCAGAGGTTTATGGAGCTTTTTGATGCATCCAGCTTCAAACAACAGTCACTGCCATTTTCGTGTTCAAAGAG